The following coding sequences are from one Methanosarcina sp. WWM596 window:
- a CDS encoding PstS family phosphate ABC transporter substrate-binding protein translates to MVNKLKTYAILTIMVIGLVFIGIGCTETENSEDSSSVQETSSEGTPAAEAPVTEAQGIFLKGSDTVLPLAQAEAEEFMIAYPDKSVTVTGGGSGVGIAALIDGEVDIATVSREMKADEIEAAKANGINPVEHTIAIDGISVIVNPENPVSELTFDQLRGIYNGSISNWKDVGGDDRPIAVISRDSSSGTYEYFKEDVLFGDEYRVDALTQPATGGIVSEVTQNPGAIGYIGVAYLDESVQALSLDGGNGSESPSPDNIISGAYPLSRPLYFYTNGEPSGLTKEFIDYVMSADGQSIVSEVGYFPINS, encoded by the coding sequence ATGGTAAATAAATTAAAAACTTATGCAATCCTGACAATAATGGTGATCGGGCTTGTGTTTATAGGAATTGGATGTACTGAAACTGAAAATAGTGAAGACTCTTCTTCGGTTCAGGAAACCTCTTCTGAGGGAACCCCTGCAGCCGAAGCCCCTGTAACCGAAGCACAGGGTATTTTTCTGAAAGGTTCAGACACAGTTCTCCCCCTCGCACAGGCTGAAGCTGAAGAATTTATGATTGCATATCCTGATAAGAGTGTGACAGTTACCGGGGGCGGATCCGGGGTTGGGATTGCTGCGCTCATTGATGGTGAGGTTGACATTGCTACTGTATCCAGAGAAATGAAAGCTGATGAAATCGAAGCTGCTAAAGCAAATGGCATCAATCCGGTGGAGCACACTATTGCCATTGACGGCATTTCAGTGATTGTAAACCCCGAGAATCCTGTTTCTGAACTTACCTTTGACCAGTTGCGTGGCATCTATAACGGGAGCATCAGCAACTGGAAGGATGTTGGTGGAGATGACAGGCCTATTGCCGTAATCTCCAGAGACAGCAGTTCCGGAACTTATGAATACTTCAAGGAAGACGTGTTGTTCGGGGATGAATACCGGGTTGATGCTCTTACCCAGCCTGCCACCGGTGGAATTGTGAGTGAGGTCACTCAGAACCCAGGTGCAATCGGATACATAGGTGTAGCATACCTCGATGAAAGTGTACAGGCCCTGAGCCTTGATGGTGGAAACGGCTCTGAATCCCCAAGTCCTGACAACATCATAAGTGGTGCATACCCACTTTCAAGACCTCTCTACTTTTACACCAACGGGGAGCCTTCAGGCCTCACAAAGGAATTCATAGACTATGTTATGAGTGCAGATGGGCAGAGCATAGTAAGTGAAGTCGGGTACTTCCCGATAAATTCGTAA
- the pstC gene encoding phosphate ABC transporter permease subunit PstC, with the protein MFDRNYKEKSIESVLFSVSALTVVILFLICIFLFRDGLLLFKATSLLDFLTGKFWYPTSVNRQFGLLPLLFGSLLVTAGAILFAVPLGIASAIYISEIAHPKVADFLKPFVEILAGIPSVVFGFFGLVVLVPFVRSAFNLPTGQSAFTGSIMLGIMALPTIITISEDAISSVPSTLKQGSLALGATRWQTIYRVIVPAALSGISAAVMLGMGRAIGETMTVMMVTGNTAIIPSFPGGILGPVRTMTATIALEMGEVPQGSAHFHALFAVGSVLFIITLLINLIADSIKKRYRFKVD; encoded by the coding sequence ATGTTTGATCGAAATTATAAGGAAAAATCGATCGAATCGGTGCTTTTTTCAGTAAGCGCCCTTACGGTCGTCATCCTTTTCCTTATATGCATCTTTTTATTCAGGGACGGTTTACTTCTTTTTAAAGCCACGTCTCTTCTGGATTTCCTTACAGGGAAGTTCTGGTATCCGACATCCGTAAACAGGCAGTTCGGGTTATTGCCTCTGCTTTTTGGTTCCCTTCTTGTTACCGCTGGAGCAATTCTTTTTGCTGTGCCTCTGGGGATTGCTTCTGCTATCTATATTTCCGAAATTGCCCACCCAAAGGTTGCGGATTTCCTTAAGCCCTTTGTCGAGATCCTGGCAGGTATTCCTTCGGTTGTATTCGGGTTCTTCGGGCTTGTTGTACTGGTCCCGTTTGTGCGGAGTGCCTTCAACCTGCCTACGGGACAATCTGCTTTCACAGGCTCCATTATGCTCGGGATCATGGCGCTTCCCACGATAATTACTATTTCGGAGGATGCCATAAGTTCTGTTCCAAGCACTCTGAAACAGGGTTCTCTTGCTCTTGGGGCTACAAGATGGCAGACTATATACAGGGTTATAGTCCCTGCAGCCCTTTCCGGAATTTCAGCAGCCGTAATGCTCGGCATGGGAAGGGCTATAGGAGAAACAATGACTGTCATGATGGTGACCGGAAATACTGCAATAATTCCTTCTTTTCCCGGAGGTATTCTGGGTCCCGTGAGGACAATGACTGCCACAATCGCACTTGAGATGGGTGAGGTCCCTCAGGGAAGTGCCCACTTCCATGCCCTGTTTGCAGTAGGGTCTGTGCTTTTCATCATAACGCTCCTGATTAACCTGATTGCAGATTCAATTAAAAAGCGATACAGGTTCAAGGTGGATTGA
- the pstA gene encoding phosphate ABC transporter permease PstA, which translates to MIHSGLSFRLSAKTSEKIAFAMLSLAALTVASFVLIILAYIVFNGYSAISIEFLTEMPRRMMTQGGIYPAIVGTLALIVGSMAVALPMGIMAAIYLNEYAGETRTTWIIEMAVNNLAGTPSVVFGLFGLAMFVKYFGFGPSIFSASLTLSLLILPVIIRSSQEALITVPNEYRESSLALGISKWQTIRHVVLPAAIPGIVTGSILSIGRVAGETAPILLTGAAYYLPRLPDSIYSQFMALPYHLFVLATAGTNIAKTRPLQYGTAMVLLAIVLGLNLIAVLIRRHYRQKLKI; encoded by the coding sequence ATGATTCACAGTGGATTGAGTTTCAGATTGAGTGCAAAAACAAGTGAAAAAATTGCCTTTGCAATGCTCAGCCTTGCCGCTCTGACAGTTGCAAGCTTTGTGCTGATAATTCTTGCATATATAGTTTTTAATGGATACAGTGCAATTAGCATTGAGTTCCTTACTGAAATGCCCAGACGGATGATGACTCAGGGGGGGATCTATCCGGCAATTGTGGGTACCTTAGCCCTTATAGTAGGGTCAATGGCGGTGGCTCTTCCCATGGGGATTATGGCTGCCATCTACCTCAACGAGTATGCAGGAGAAACCAGGACTACCTGGATTATAGAAATGGCAGTTAATAATCTTGCAGGAACTCCATCTGTGGTTTTTGGGCTTTTCGGGCTTGCAATGTTTGTTAAGTACTTTGGTTTTGGTCCTTCTATATTTTCAGCTTCCCTCACCCTTTCTCTCCTGATCCTTCCGGTGATTATCCGTTCCAGCCAGGAAGCTCTGATCACAGTTCCGAATGAATATAGGGAATCATCTCTTGCGCTTGGGATCAGCAAGTGGCAGACCATAAGGCATGTGGTGCTGCCGGCAGCCATCCCGGGAATTGTTACAGGTTCCATCTTGAGTATCGGAAGAGTTGCAGGGGAAACTGCTCCTATTCTTCTTACAGGTGCAGCTTACTACCTGCCAAGGCTGCCTGACTCGATCTATTCCCAGTTCATGGCTCTCCCCTACCACCTCTTCGTGCTGGCCACCGCCGGGACAAACATTGCCAAAACCAGGCCCCTTCAGTATGGTACGGCTATGGTCCTGTTGGCGATCGTGCTGGGCTTGAACCTCATAGCAGTTCTAATCCGCAGGCATTACAGGCAAAAATTGAAAATTTGA
- the pstB gene encoding phosphate ABC transporter ATP-binding protein PstB — MTEAVQNVARSQIEVENLNLWYGDKQALKNISMHIPKNSVTALIGPSGCGKSTFIRCLNRMNDLIKNCRIEGKISIEGKDIYGTGVDVVDLRKHVGMVFQKPNPFPMSIYDNIAYGPRIHGVTKKYLGGVVEGALRSAAIWDETSDRLKSPALSLSGGQQQRLCIARTLAVKPEIILFDEPCSALDPISTSRIEELIMNLKIDYTIVIVTHNMQQAARISDHTGFFLMGELIEFGQTRQIFQNPKEQSTEDYITGRFG; from the coding sequence ATGACTGAAGCTGTTCAAAACGTAGCTCGATCCCAGATTGAAGTCGAAAATCTTAATCTGTGGTACGGGGATAAGCAGGCACTAAAGAACATTTCCATGCATATCCCCAAAAACAGCGTAACCGCTCTTATAGGTCCTTCTGGCTGCGGAAAGTCTACTTTCATCCGGTGTTTAAACAGGATGAACGATCTTATCAAAAACTGCAGGATCGAAGGTAAAATTTCAATTGAAGGTAAGGATATCTATGGAACAGGCGTGGATGTTGTTGACCTCCGGAAACATGTGGGAATGGTTTTCCAGAAGCCCAACCCTTTCCCGATGTCCATTTATGACAACATCGCATATGGGCCGCGTATCCATGGTGTAACTAAGAAATATCTGGGTGGAGTTGTCGAGGGTGCCCTTCGTTCGGCTGCCATCTGGGATGAAACCTCAGACCGGCTCAAGTCACCTGCCCTTTCCCTGAGCGGGGGGCAGCAGCAAAGGCTTTGTATTGCCAGGACTCTGGCAGTAAAGCCCGAAATCATTCTTTTCGATGAGCCTTGCAGTGCTCTTGATCCCATTTCAACGTCAAGGATCGAAGAACTGATTATGAACCTTAAAATAGATTATACCATAGTAATTGTAACTCATAATATGCAACAGGCAGCAAGGATTTCAGACCATACAGGTTTTTTCCTTATGGGGGAACTGATTGAGTTCGGCCAGACAAGGCAGATTTTTCAAAATCCAAAGGAACAGAGCACTGAGGATTATATTACAGGCAGGTTTGGGTGA
- the phoU gene encoding phosphate signaling complex protein PhoU: MVRERYLMQLDLLRESVLSLGEMSEMIFHDSMGAVIDLNVELAKKTLALEPEADKLEEGIEVSIFDLLALQQPMASDLRLVVSALKIAADLRRVVGLSINIAKIPGRIEGEHIKPLIDTKRMADITADMIANSLQAFETRDPELARTTAARDEEVDKIFYAVWVELLEMMAKDTSIISKATHLLFLVRYLERIADHCCNICESVIYLTTAERVKLN; the protein is encoded by the coding sequence ATGGTTCGAGAACGATATCTTATGCAACTGGATCTGCTCAGGGAGTCCGTACTTTCTCTCGGAGAAATGTCTGAAATGATTTTTCACGACTCTATGGGAGCGGTTATAGACCTCAATGTTGAGCTTGCCAAAAAGACTCTTGCCCTTGAGCCAGAAGCAGATAAACTTGAGGAAGGTATTGAGGTTTCCATTTTTGACCTGCTGGCGCTTCAGCAGCCCATGGCAAGTGACCTCAGGCTTGTTGTGTCGGCTCTTAAGATTGCGGCAGACCTTAGAAGGGTTGTGGGTCTTTCAATCAATATTGCCAAAATCCCTGGACGAATCGAAGGTGAGCATATCAAACCGCTCATAGATACCAAAAGAATGGCTGACATCACCGCAGATATGATTGCAAATTCCCTCCAGGCTTTCGAGACACGGGACCCTGAACTTGCACGAACGACAGCCGCTCGGGATGAAGAGGTCGATAAGATCTTTTATGCAGTCTGGGTTGAACTTCTGGAGATGATGGCAAAAGACACAAGTATTATTTCCAAAGCCACACATTTGCTCTTCCTGGTTCGCTATCTGGAAAGGATTGCAGATCACTGCTGTAATATATGTGAAAGTGTTATTTATCTAACGACGGCTGAACGTGTTAAGTTAAACTGA
- a CDS encoding dihydroorotase — translation MPDIHIKNTRIYYHNSLQPAEIIIENGKITKIGKDFRVSSSDMVIDAGGSLTLPAGIDVHVHFREPGMTLKENWYTGSCSAAAGGIATVIDQPNTIPPTTDRRSFEQKLKFARNKSIVDFGINGGVTGNVEKLKELWRLGVTAFGEIFMAESTGGLNINEETFEEALAEIKRLGALATIHAEDEKMRFELEQLLKDDVSYDYHSKVRPNACEASAVQSALELISKLQVRAHFCHLSTLEAVGMIRKEKYLAKREDKKPLFTCEVTPHHLFLSTKDWERLRAFGKMNPPLRGSHSIKALVNGLNDGTIDMVASDHAPHLESEKDLDIKVAPSGVPGVETLMPLMLAAVKKNILPLSQMIMVTSWNPAKAFGLDLQGKGRLEVGFDADFMIVDPRNLQPIRAEMLHSKAGWTPFEGMDAVFPEYTLSRGEVIWMEESINAKPGRGNFLEGSGKRFKEDEYEISEEAGPD, via the coding sequence ATGCCTGATATTCATATCAAAAATACGAGAATTTATTATCATAATTCTCTTCAGCCTGCCGAAATCATTATTGAGAATGGCAAAATTACAAAAATCGGAAAGGACTTCAGAGTCTCGAGTTCGGATATGGTGATAGATGCAGGTGGCTCCCTTACCTTGCCTGCCGGAATTGACGTGCATGTTCATTTCAGGGAACCGGGTATGACCCTTAAGGAAAACTGGTACACAGGGTCATGTTCTGCAGCTGCTGGGGGCATTGCCACTGTTATTGACCAGCCAAATACCATTCCTCCTACAACAGATCGGCGCTCTTTTGAACAGAAGCTCAAATTTGCCCGAAATAAGTCTATTGTTGATTTCGGGATTAACGGTGGGGTTACAGGAAATGTAGAGAAGCTCAAAGAACTCTGGAGGTTGGGAGTCACGGCTTTTGGGGAGATTTTCATGGCTGAGTCTACAGGCGGGTTAAATATCAATGAGGAGACCTTTGAAGAAGCCCTTGCTGAGATCAAACGTCTTGGAGCCCTCGCTACAATTCATGCCGAGGACGAAAAGATGCGCTTTGAACTGGAGCAGTTGTTGAAAGATGATGTTTCTTATGATTACCATTCAAAGGTACGCCCAAATGCATGTGAGGCATCGGCTGTCCAGAGTGCTCTTGAACTCATTTCCAAACTTCAGGTTAGGGCACATTTCTGCCATCTGAGTACGCTTGAAGCTGTGGGAATGATCCGAAAAGAAAAATATCTTGCAAAAAGAGAAGATAAAAAACCCCTTTTTACATGTGAGGTTACTCCTCATCACCTGTTTCTCTCTACTAAGGACTGGGAGCGTCTCAGGGCTTTTGGCAAAATGAACCCTCCTCTGCGGGGGAGCCACAGCATCAAAGCGCTTGTAAACGGGCTGAATGATGGGACTATTGATATGGTGGCTTCAGATCACGCTCCACACCTTGAGTCTGAAAAGGATCTCGATATAAAGGTTGCTCCTTCCGGAGTGCCGGGGGTTGAAACCCTTATGCCTCTCATGCTTGCTGCGGTCAAAAAAAATATTCTGCCCCTTTCGCAGATGATAATGGTTACAAGCTGGAACCCGGCAAAGGCTTTCGGGTTGGACCTCCAGGGCAAAGGCAGGCTTGAGGTGGGTTTTGATGCGGACTTTATGATTGTAGATCCGCGCAACCTTCAACCCATAAGAGCTGAAATGCTGCACAGTAAAGCTGGCTGGACGCCCTTTGAAGGAATGGATGCGGTCTTTCCGGAATATACACTCTCCAGGGGCGAGGTAATCTGGATGGAAGAGTCCATTAATGCAAAGCCGGGAAGGGGTAATTTCCTTGAAGGCAGTGGTAAAAGATTCAAAGAAGATGAATATGAAATTTCTGAAGAGGCCGGACCTGATTAA
- a CDS encoding KH domain-containing protein, with product MTQYLKIPKERIGAIIGPKGETKKFIEEKTACQLDIDSESGKIDITCEEDPLKEFRILETLKAIGRGFSPEKALGILEDDMLMLEVIDLSDVATTPKELQRVKGRIIGRGGRTRELAESLINVKISVYGKTVSILGYPEQNTIIRTAIKMLLDGATHGAVYKFLEKKHQELLHSQLDSIDFY from the coding sequence ATGACCCAGTATCTCAAAATTCCCAAAGAGCGAATCGGAGCAATTATTGGTCCGAAAGGAGAAACAAAGAAATTTATTGAGGAAAAAACCGCTTGTCAACTGGACATAGACAGCGAAAGCGGAAAAATCGATATTACCTGCGAAGAGGATCCATTAAAAGAATTCAGGATTCTTGAGACCCTCAAAGCCATAGGAAGAGGTTTTAGTCCCGAAAAAGCTCTTGGAATCCTTGAAGACGACATGCTGATGCTTGAGGTCATTGACCTCTCCGACGTTGCCACCACTCCAAAAGAGCTCCAGCGCGTAAAAGGCAGGATTATAGGAAGAGGTGGGCGAACCAGAGAGCTTGCAGAAAGCCTGATAAATGTCAAGATATCCGTATACGGAAAAACCGTATCCATACTCGGATACCCGGAACAGAACACCATAATAAGGACAGCCATAAAAATGCTGCTTGACGGAGCCACTCACGGCGCAGTCTACAAATTCCTTGAGAAGAAGCATCAGGAACTGTTGCACTCACAGCTGGACTCAATCGACTTTTACTGA
- a CDS encoding serine protein kinase RIO, with protein sequence MDQDEKIRRIDSAKDKARAREKDSERLKVEENVFDVPTLKVLYTLSNKGIIKALGGSISTGKEANVFYAEGEGRELAIKIYRMASSTFKAMDAYIMKDPRFTNIRNNKRDIIFAWTRKEFQNLKRTKSAGVRVPEPLVAEKNILIMEFMGEEKKPYPLLKNTHLENDEAKLVYDKIVEYMHLLYKEANLVHADLSEYNILIDPADTTPIFIDMGQSVTLEHPNAREFLYRDVQNILRFFGRYGITDKPEELLSKIQAETT encoded by the coding sequence ATGGACCAGGACGAGAAAATAAGGCGCATTGACAGCGCCAAAGATAAAGCACGTGCCAGGGAAAAAGACTCCGAAAGGCTGAAGGTGGAAGAAAATGTATTCGATGTGCCCACCCTAAAAGTCCTTTATACCCTTTCCAATAAGGGAATAATAAAGGCGCTGGGAGGCTCCATCAGTACTGGAAAGGAAGCTAATGTCTTCTATGCAGAAGGCGAGGGAAGAGAACTGGCAATAAAGATATACAGAATGGCCAGCAGCACTTTCAAGGCAATGGATGCCTATATTATGAAAGACCCTCGCTTCACAAACATTAGAAATAACAAGCGAGACATAATTTTTGCATGGACACGCAAGGAATTCCAGAACTTGAAGCGTACAAAAAGCGCAGGAGTACGAGTTCCTGAGCCATTGGTTGCTGAGAAAAATATTCTTATCATGGAATTCATGGGAGAAGAAAAAAAACCCTATCCCCTATTGAAGAACACGCACCTGGAAAACGATGAAGCAAAGCTTGTTTATGACAAAATCGTCGAATATATGCACCTCCTCTACAAAGAAGCAAACCTTGTACATGCCGACCTGAGTGAATACAATATCCTCATTGATCCGGCAGACACGACCCCGATTTTCATAGACATGGGGCAGTCTGTGACTCTGGAACACCCCAATGCCAGAGAGTTTCTCTACAGAGACGTGCAAAATATACTCAGGTTCTTCGGCCGCTATGGAATCACGGACAAACCTGAAGAACTACTTTCAAAAATACAGGCGGAAACAACATGA
- the eif1A gene encoding translation initiation factor eIF-1A codes for MADLKKPTSKANPSTEETFTRVRTPRRENNEILATVESLLGANRLRLRCMDGVVRMGRIPGSIKKKTWIKEGDVVIVVPWDFQNEKADVIWKYTRPQVDWLERKGYLKG; via the coding sequence CTGGCAGACTTAAAGAAACCTACATCAAAAGCCAATCCCAGCACGGAAGAGACATTTACAAGAGTACGCACTCCACGAAGGGAAAATAACGAGATTCTGGCAACCGTTGAAAGTCTTCTTGGTGCAAACCGTCTTAGACTCCGCTGCATGGACGGAGTAGTCCGTATGGGAAGAATTCCGGGCTCAATAAAGAAGAAGACCTGGATTAAAGAGGGAGATGTTGTCATTGTTGTGCCATGGGATTTTCAGAACGAAAAGGCAGACGTGATATGGAAATACACAAGGCCACAGGTAGACTGGCTTGAGAGAAAAGGGTACCTTAAAGGATAA
- a CDS encoding nascent polypeptide-associated complex protein, producing the protein MIPGMGGRGANPAKMKQMMKQMGINVKELKDIEEVIIKTADSNIIIENANVTIMTVQGSETYQIVGDAKEVPKSLEIPAEDIKLVMEQTGVSEEEARKALKNSNGDLAEAIVALSSA; encoded by the coding sequence ATGATTCCAGGAATGGGAGGCCGGGGGGCGAACCCGGCTAAAATGAAACAGATGATGAAGCAGATGGGGATTAATGTTAAGGAGCTTAAGGACATTGAAGAGGTAATTATAAAGACTGCGGACTCTAACATAATTATTGAGAACGCAAATGTCACTATAATGACAGTCCAGGGTTCGGAAACATATCAGATTGTAGGTGATGCAAAGGAAGTCCCAAAATCTCTGGAAATCCCTGCCGAAGACATCAAACTCGTAATGGAGCAGACCGGCGTCTCCGAAGAAGAAGCCAGGAAAGCCCTGAAGAACTCAAACGGAGATCTGGCAGAAGCCATTGTGGCACTTTCTTCTGCCTGA
- a CDS encoding iron-sulfur cluster assembly accessory protein, which yields MIEITEKAAAELKALLEQEGKSDLALRIFVAGVACSGVQYGLALDEEVKEDDVTMESNGIKLVMAKDIEKSFTEGNIDFVEDENGKGFVIRNLGAGSGCGSCGGCH from the coding sequence ATGATTGAAATAACAGAGAAAGCTGCTGCAGAGCTAAAAGCACTGCTGGAACAGGAAGGGAAATCTGACCTTGCACTCAGGATCTTTGTTGCTGGAGTAGCCTGCAGTGGGGTCCAGTACGGACTCGCCCTCGACGAAGAAGTAAAGGAGGACGATGTGACAATGGAAAGCAACGGAATTAAGCTGGTAATGGCAAAAGACATTGAGAAAAGCTTCACTGAAGGCAACATTGATTTCGTTGAAGATGAAAACGGAAAAGGTTTCGTTATCCGCAACCTCGGTGCCGGCAGCGGATGCGGTAGCTGTGGTGGCTGCCATTAA
- a CDS encoding amylo-alpha-1,6-glucosidase has protein sequence MSGIRLGADSFSTYEEGIKKEWIIGNGLGGYASSTVIGAGTRTYHGLLVAAPENSPGRVLLLSSLDEEISLNNEVYRLATHKYPGTVSPAGFNYLSKFILAPFPLWVYQPGIFTVKKKVFMVHNNNTTCVVYDIRSRKEGASLRIFPMVNSRDFHYTTRSGYLSFYQEADSTGLKLESSNGFSFSLSSNLQYHRDPKWYYNFEFDAEKERGLAFQEDNFNPGYFESKLKLGTSRFFIAASTEDISSLTLEQVEELYTREVYRQNLLAFNSRLTEPFALKLLRATDSFIVKNPSTGQNSVIAGYHWFADWGRDTMISLPGLLLVPHRFDEARSTLKNFARHSRRGLVPNAFPALGGDAVYNTVDASLWFIHALGRYFAYTKDLLFLSDVWDTVESIIDNYRKGTDFGIGMDSDYLIRQGPQLTWMDANIEDNPVTPRAGKACEINALWYNALKSASILGGLLGKETSSYETLAAGVASKFEEIFWNSEANCLYDVVSEDEAGNQIKDPSIRPNQIFAVALPYTMLSPEKEKAIVDRVEKDLLTSFGLRTLSMDNPSYRGRYQGGPKIRDLAYHNGTVWPWLLGPYVKAYRKVHNYSKESLEDMRSLLRGFDMHLETAGIGTISEVFDGNYPYTPGGCIAQAWSVAEILRAYVEDVLGIKP, from the coding sequence ATGAGTGGGATCAGGCTTGGAGCAGATTCATTTTCTACTTATGAAGAAGGTATAAAAAAAGAATGGATTATAGGGAATGGGCTCGGAGGATATGCATCTTCTACAGTTATAGGAGCCGGAACAAGGACTTATCACGGACTACTTGTAGCGGCTCCAGAGAATTCCCCAGGGCGGGTTTTGTTACTTTCTTCCCTTGATGAGGAAATCTCTCTCAATAACGAAGTCTACCGACTTGCAACCCATAAGTATCCGGGCACTGTATCTCCTGCGGGCTTCAATTACCTTTCTAAATTCATTCTTGCCCCTTTTCCCCTCTGGGTTTACCAGCCCGGTATTTTTACCGTGAAGAAAAAGGTCTTCATGGTTCATAATAATAATACAACCTGTGTCGTCTATGATATCAGGTCCAGAAAAGAGGGTGCTTCGCTAAGAATTTTTCCTATGGTAAACTCAAGAGATTTCCATTACACTACTCGCTCCGGATACCTTTCCTTTTATCAGGAAGCAGATTCTACAGGATTAAAACTGGAAAGTTCTAATGGTTTTTCTTTCTCGCTTTCGTCCAATCTCCAGTATCATCGTGACCCGAAGTGGTACTACAATTTTGAATTTGATGCTGAAAAGGAACGCGGACTTGCTTTCCAGGAAGACAACTTTAACCCCGGTTATTTCGAAAGCAAACTTAAACTGGGAACCTCTCGTTTTTTTATTGCTGCTTCAACCGAAGATATTTCTTCTCTTACTCTTGAGCAGGTTGAGGAACTCTATACAAGAGAGGTATATCGACAGAATCTTCTTGCTTTTAATTCCAGGCTTACCGAACCTTTTGCCCTTAAGCTTCTCAGGGCAACTGACTCTTTTATTGTGAAGAATCCCTCTACAGGCCAGAATTCGGTGATTGCGGGATATCACTGGTTTGCTGACTGGGGGCGGGATACAATGATTTCTCTGCCTGGTCTTCTTTTAGTTCCCCACCGCTTCGATGAAGCCAGGTCCACTCTCAAGAACTTTGCAAGACACTCTCGAAGAGGCCTGGTCCCTAACGCATTTCCGGCTCTTGGAGGAGATGCAGTATATAATACCGTGGACGCTTCTCTCTGGTTTATTCATGCCCTTGGCCGATATTTTGCATACACAAAAGATTTACTGTTTCTCTCTGACGTTTGGGATACTGTAGAAAGTATCATAGATAATTACCGTAAAGGCACAGACTTTGGAATCGGCATGGACTCTGATTATCTTATTCGGCAGGGTCCTCAACTGACCTGGATGGATGCTAATATAGAAGATAATCCCGTGACTCCAAGAGCAGGTAAAGCCTGTGAAATAAATGCCCTCTGGTATAATGCTCTGAAAAGTGCTTCCATACTTGGGGGTCTCCTTGGCAAAGAAACTTCTTCATATGAAACTCTCGCAGCCGGGGTAGCATCTAAATTTGAAGAAATTTTCTGGAACTCGGAGGCTAACTGCCTCTATGATGTCGTGTCTGAGGATGAGGCGGGAAATCAGATTAAAGATCCGTCTATCCGCCCAAACCAGATTTTTGCAGTGGCTCTTCCTTACACAATGCTTTCTCCTGAGAAAGAAAAGGCTATCGTGGACAGGGTGGAAAAGGATCTGCTCACGTCTTTCGGGCTAAGGACACTTTCAATGGATAATCCCTCTTACAGGGGGCGCTATCAGGGAGGGCCTAAAATAAGGGACCTGGCATACCACAACGGGACCGTCTGGCCCTGGCTCCTTGGACCTTATGTCAAAGCCTACAGGAAAGTACACAACTACTCAAAAGAGAGCCTTGAAGATATGCGTTCCCTCCTCAGAGGCTTTGATATGCATCTTGAAACGGCAGGCATAGGCACCATTTCCGAGGTATTTGATGGTAATTACCCTTACACTCCAGGAGGCTGCATTGCCCAGGCATGGAGTGTTGCAGAGATTTTAAGGGCATATGTTGAGGATGTTCTTGGAATCAAACCGTGA
- a CDS encoding S8 family serine peptidase, with the protein MEDRKIGVIGVAPETNLYAQKILDSTGSGSSGNIIAAIDWAIATHDDGIDSNEIQIISMSSGSDSGTETLNSACTLAYEHGILLVAAVFFIFSVSNYFIETSHGLIPRTSSTYALKISATLHAWAMQPPGV; encoded by the coding sequence CTGGAGGATAGAAAAATAGGAGTTATCGGCGTTGCCCCTGAAACAAATTTATACGCACAAAAAATACTCGATAGTACGGGGAGCGGTTCTTCTGGTAACATTATAGCAGCTATCGACTGGGCAATAGCTACTCATGATGATGGAATAGATTCAAACGAGATCCAGATAATTTCAATGAGCTCGGGTTCAGATAGTGGAACGGAAACGCTTAATTCAGCATGTACTTTAGCATACGAGCATGGGATTCTGCTGGTTGCAGCTGTCTTTTTTATTTTTTCAGTAAGCAACTACTTTATTGAAACCTCTCACGGTTTGATTCCAAGAACATCCTCAACATATGCCCTTAAAATCTCTGCAACACTCCATGCCTGGGCAATGCAGCCTCCTGGAGTGTAA